The following are encoded in a window of Cydia strobilella chromosome 1, ilCydStro3.1, whole genome shotgun sequence genomic DNA:
- the LOC134746765 gene encoding uncharacterized protein LOC134746765, which produces MYRTILLLLFVARVKTEPKTFQHEYYISRQSRDNAAPMQTGYVMSRMDNKPPTYQSLGTSSASFGESVKTHSDVSKQATPNIDLEDNYRKSLIKFTDMSIMRKNPFKFSSVGNMAFTANTESIMPFTKAWDKYSLNYEIAKAKSKYGLDPSISMKADGEYMKDRVTNLERYSTTEPSEDVTPRYDFNREFHIDDDDVKTLSGHTLEWWPYFLHSPYEYESIKMDSQIEKAKEKRYAIESAERVIPVHEHQEDYSHGYSPEDYDRSTTIGVGEKPVARDSGYISYTIKDFGSNYESDPLELSWGNAFDTNDDIQNTGKRNRRLDEHSNFNKHDSGTKVDASNRAAVGDSSTEKTYEKKHEFNKHESGDSKNHDHNTNRAVAENNESAYKDIVDQFANRYGGEDHKRHSSFALKRNSDNGEKRKGFRKVYHKDEYQEENEFFDNTKNSANAEDSGSSISNLGGSTAAIHSHAAAAAGNKANAFSDVENSKKNAFENNHKGHDAKKGLERDSNRYKDISQISADRDYTYYYP; this is translated from the coding sequence ATGTATCGGACAATATTATTACTCCTATTCGTGGCTCGAGTTAAGACAGAACCTAAAACTTTCCAACACGAGTACTATATCTCCAGGCAGTCTAGGGACAATGCGGCGCCGATGCAAACCGGATATGTGATGAGTCGGATGGACAATAAACCTCCTACTTACCAATCTTTGGGAACTTCTAGTGCTTCGTTTGGTGAATCAGTGAAAACACATAGTGATGTTAGTAAACAAGCTACCCCAAATATAGATTTAGAAGATAACTACAGGAAATCCTTAATAAAGTTTACCGATATGTCAATAATGCGTAAGAATCCCTTTAAATTTTCTAGTGTTGGAAATATGGCTTTTACAGCTAATACAGAAAGTATTATGCCGTTCACAAAAGCTTGGGATAAGTATTCGTTAAATTATGAAATCGCAAAGGCAAAATCGAAATACGGTCTCGATCCTTCTATATCGATGAAGGCAGATGGAGAATATATGAAAGATAGAGTGACAAATTTAGAGCGATACAGTACGACAGAACCAAGTGAAGATGTTACGCCGAGGTACGACTTTAATAGGGAATTCCACATAGATGACGATGATGTTAAGACTCTATCAGGACATACTTTGGAATGGTGGCCATATTTCCTTCATAGCCCGTATGAATATGAGAGTATAAAGATGGACTCGCAAATAGAAAAAGCTAAAGAAAAGCGATACGCCATAGAATCAGCAGAAAGAGTAATACCTGTTCACGAACATCAGGAGGATTATTCGCACGGGTATAGTCCGGAGGATTACGACAGAAGTACAACTATTGGTGTAGGTGAGAAGCCAGTTGCAAGAGACAGTGGATATATTTCTTATACTATTAAGGACTTTGGTAGTAATTATGAAAGCGATCCATTGGAACTCTCCTGGGGAAATGCTTTTGACACAAATGACGACATACAGAACACCGGCAAAAGAAACAGACGTCTGGACGAACacagtaattttaataaacatgACAGCGGTACCAAAGTTGATGCATCTAATAGAGCAGCAGTAGGAGACTCGAGCACTGAGAAAACCTACGAAAAGAAACATGAATTTAATAAACATGAAAGCGGTGATTCTAAAAATCACGACCACAATACTAATCGCGCCGTAGCCGAGAACAATGAATCTGCTTACAAAGACATTGTAGATCAATTTGCAAATAGATACGGTGGTGAAGATCATAAAAGACATTCCAGCTTCGCGCTTAAAAGAAATAGTGATAACGGTGAAAAAAGGAAAGGCTTTCGAAAAGTGTATCATAAGGACGAATATCAAGAAGAGAATGAGTTCTTTGATAATACTAAGAACAGTGCTAATGCTGAAGACAGTGGAAGTTCTATTTCAAATTTAGGTGGTTCTACAGCAGCTATTCATTCCCATGCTGCAGCGGCTGCTGGTAATAAAGCCAACGCTTTTAGTGACGTTGAAAATTCAAAGAAAAATGCGTTTGAAAACAATCATAAAGGCCATGACGCGAAAAAAGGATTAGAGCGTGATTCAAATCGCTATAAAGACATCTCACAAATTAGTGCAGATAGAGACTACACTTATTACTACCCCTAA